The DNA sequence CTATTAGTAAAAAATAATGAGCAGACCGTTTACAATTTTGCATTTAAAATTTGCAGAAACAAAGAACGTGCAGAACACACAATGCAGGAAACGTTCTTAAGCATGATTAAATCTTTAAACCAATTTTCCGGAAATTCTAAATTATCAACTTGGTTATATACAATTGTAAGCAATCATTGTTTGATGCTTGCGAGATCACAAAAAAAATATGATTATGTTAATTTAGAAAATGAAGACGGATTAATTGAAGATAAAAATATTGCCGATTGGAAATTTTCTCCGGAAAAATTAACAGAAAATTCTGAGTTAAAAAAATTGCTTGATGATGCTGTTGAAAAACTTCCTCCGGAATATAGAGTTGTATTTATGTTAAGAGATGTTGAGGGTTTATCTACAAGCGAAACAAGTGAAATTGTAAATTTATCGGTTCCGGCAATTAAATCTCGTTTGCATAGAGCGAGAGCTTTTTTAAGAAATGAACTAAACAAAACTTTACATATATGAAAAATCAAAATGTTTCTTGCAAAGAAGTTATGAGTCACATTTGTGATAGTTTAGGCGAAGATTTAAATTCACCTAAATGTGTAAATATTAAAGATCATTTAGAAAATTGTCCGAGTTGTCAAAAATATTTTGATTCGGTTGAATCAACAATCAGCTTTTACAAAAAATATAATGTTGAACTTGATAATGAAGGACACAATAGATTATTATCAGTTTTAGGATTAAAGGAAAAAAATGGATAACACACATTTCTATGAAACAATTGTAACTTGGACTGAAGGTAGAAAAGGAATTTTAAGTGAACCAACTTTGCATGATATTGAAGTTGCAACTCCGCCGCAATTTACAAAAGGAGTTCCGAATATTTGGTCGCCCGAACATTTATTTGTTGCATCAGTAAATATTTGTTTAATGACAACTTTTTTGGCAATTGCAGAAAATTCAAAATTAGAATTTGCAAGTTTTACAAGTAAAGCAAAAGGAAAATTAGAAAAAGTTGAAAACGGATTTATGATTACCGGAATTGAATTATTTCCGGAAATAAATGTTATTGCAGAAAAAGATTTAGAAAGAGCAGAAAGAATTGTTCAAAAAGCTGAACAGCATTGCTTAATATCAAATTCTATAAAATCCGAAATTAAACTTTTCCCAAAAATAAATTTAAATATTTAAAATGTAGCCTCAAGCTTCAGCTTGAGGAAAAAAAGTAGTTTTCTAAAAAATTGAGTTTAAAAATAAAGATGCATCTTTTAAAAAGATGGCATCTTTTTTATTTATGTAAAAAATCGTTAAAATTTAATATTTATATCCTTTCGCTTCATCTTCGTAAGTTTCAACTCCCAAACCATTTGCAATTCTTGAAACAAAATTAAAGTAACTCACAATCAAATTTATATTCAAAATATCTTCATCACTTAAATCGTGAATCCTTAAATTCTGAACATCATATTCATTTACTAAACCCGGAGTAACTGTTAATTTTTCTGCATAATTTAAAATTGCGTGAATGCGAATTGGAAATTCAATTGATTTATAATCACTAATTAGCATATTAATTTTGGCTTCATCATCCCAAAAACTTTTTAATGCTTCCGCATGATGATGAATACAATAACTACAATTATTCAAAGATGAAACCACAACGGCAATTAATTCTTTTTCTTCGCGGGAAATTTTTGATTCATTATACATAATCGATAAATACAAATCAAGATGATGCTTCATCGTATTTGCATCCAAACTATGAATTTTCATAATGTTAGAAACCTTTCCGCGCGCATTTAATAATTCATCGTAAACTTCCATTAATTTTCCGTCCGCATCTTTTTCGTTTATTTGTTTTATCCAAGACATTTTATATTTCCTCAAAATTCTAAAATTGATTAAATGCTTATTTTTATTAGCCGTGAATACAAATTAAGTTTTACTAAAATTTTATTCAACAAGTTTATTTTATAAATTTTAAACAACAATAAAAAATAGTAAAATGAAAAACACCTTTTATTCAAATTTTGATTTTGAAAGAATTAAAAAAAGTGATCGCCAAGATTATCGCTCGCCGTTTCAAATTGATAGAGACAGAATTATTCATTCGTCGGAATTCAGACGTTTGCAAGGAAAAACCCAAGTTTTTCTTCCCGGCGAATATGATTATTACCGAACTCGTTTAACTCACTCAATTGAAGTTGCACAAATCGGAAGATCAATTTGTAATTTTTTAACTCATTCGCATAAAAATATTTTTTCTGAAAATTTTTATATTGATTCTGATTTGGTTGAATCCGCTTGCTTAACTCACGATTTAGGTCATCCTCCTTTTGGTCATGCGGGAGAAAGAACTTTACATAAATTGATGAAAGATTACGGCGGATTTGAAGGCAATGCTCAAACTTTAAGATTAATTACAGAAATTTTCTACAAGAATGAAAATGATAGAAGGGGAATGAATCCCACGCGAGCTTTTATTGACAGCATTTTAAAATATAAAAGTTTGTACGGAGATTTAGAAAATCCGGAAAATCATTTTATTTATGATTATCAAAAAGAGTTTTTGGATTTTACGTTTGATATTTCTTCCCAAAATCATACTCTTAATTTTAATCCCGGCGATGAAATTAATTCTTTCCAAAGTATTGAATGTCAAATTATGGATTGGGCTGATGACACAGCTTACGCAATTAACGATTTGGTAGATAGCATTTCCGGCGGATTTATTAATATTTATAAACTTCATCATTGGAAAGAAAACAATTTAAATTCTTTATCAGAATTGCAAAAAAAATTTATTGATGAAATAATAGAGTGGATTAAAAACGATAAATACAAACAAAAATTTGGTTCTCAAATCGGCGATTTTATTAACGCAAGCAAATTGGAAAAATCAGATTCGGATTTTTCTAAATTAACTAATCGTTATAAATTTAATTTAATCATAGAAAATGAATTTCAAGAAAAAGTAAATCTATATAAAAGAATTGCGGTTGAATTAGTTTTTAAATCTGCACAAATTCACCAAATGGAATTTAAAGGTGATAAAATGTTAACAAACATTTTTAAAGCGCTGGAAGAAAATTATATAACTTCAATTCAGTCAATGCGACTTTTACCGGAATTTACAGATAATATAATTAGAATTGAAAAAGATCCAAATGTTAGAGCCAGATTAGTTTGCGATTATATGTCGGGAATGACCGATTCTTTTGCGATTAGAAATTTTAAACGTCTTTTCGATTCTGATTACAGCTCAATAAATGATATTGTATGATTTTTATTGACAAAACATAAAATATCCATTTTAATAGACGATAATACTTAAAAAAAGTGATGAAATGATCGGAAGAATTTTTTCAATATTATTTTATACAATTTTTATAATTGCAATTGTTGTTGTTGCCGCAAGATATACTTTTTCCGTATCATATCTTCCGTTAAAGATTCATTCCAAATATTACAAAACTTCAAATCTTGCCGTTGAAGGTTATGATATGGTTTTTTATTTCAAAGAAAAAGATGCCTACAAGGGAAATGATATGTTCTATATAAATTGGGATGATTTCAACTGGCTATTTAAATCTTCAACAAACTCAAATCTTTTTAAAGCAAGACCGGAAAGATATGCTCCACAATTCGGCGGATATTGCAGTTACTTGGTTACTAAAAATATTGCTTATCCTTGCGATCCGAAAATTTTCCATGTATATAAAGGAAAATTATATTTGTTTTCTAGCGAATCAAAAAAAGAAGCATTTATTTCTGATATTGATAATCAAATTGATAAAGCTTCTTTAAATTGGAATAAATAATTTATCTTTCTGCCAAAATTAATTTTACTTCTTCAAGATTTCCATTTCTATCAATTGTTAAAGTTACTTCATCACCGGGTTGATGTTCTTTTAATAAATCAGAATATTCTTTTAAATTCTTGCAATCTTTCCCATTTACTTTTTTAATAATATCACCAACAAATAATCCTGCTTTAGCTCCGGGAGAATTTTCAGAAATTGCCGCAACTTTTACACCTTCTCCGGTATAAGCAAAATCCGGCATTGTTCCCGTTGAAACTTTTCTTCCTTCTTTTATTTTTTCATTTTCGTTTTTTGTTTCACCCGACACGTCGGGCAAGCTTTTCACATTTGACTTTTCACCAATAAAATTCATAGCATCTTCTCTATCTGCCAAATAAACCAAAGTTTCTCTTGCAACGGTAATTACTTTTACCAAACCATCAGCATCAATTTTTTCAATTTTATCACTTGGTTTATGATAATCTTCATTTGGTCCGCTGAAAAATTGAACTGCGGGAATTCCATTTTCTATAAACGCAACTTGATCGCTCGCATCCAATTCTTGCGTAATCAATTCGGAACCAATACCGGTTGTGTATTCAGTTCCCATAAAAATAAATTTCCATTCGCGAGCAGTATTTCCATTCAGAATCATAATTTTCTTACTGTGCAATCTTCCAACTGTATCAAAATTTAAATTTGCAAAAATTTTATCGGAAGGAAATTTCTTATAATTTTCTACTAAATATTTTGATCCGACTAATCCGGCTTCTTCTCCGCTAAATGCAATAAAAATAATTGTTCGCGCCGGTTTTAAAGATTTGCCCAAAACTTCTGCCAATTCTAACAAAACAGAAACTCCACTTGCGTTATCATCAGCTCCATTATGAATTTGTCCTTCGTTGCCTTTTCTAACATCGGGCCAACCTAAACCTAAATGATCATAGTGCGCAGAAATAACAACTGCTTCTTTTAAATTTTGATTTGTTCCGGGAATAATTCCTATTACATTTTTAATTTGCAAATTTCCTTTTCCATGAAATGCTTTTTCAAATGTTTGAAAATAACTTCCATCATCGCTTCCGGGCAAGAGTCCGAATTCTTTAAATTTCTCTGAAATATAATTTGCTGCATTTTCTAATTCTGTGCTTCCTAATTCTCTTCCTTTCATTTCATCGGAAGCGAGAAACGAAATATGTTCCATCATTCTTTTTGATGAAAAAACGGGAGCTAATTCCGCTAAAGCTTTTCTTGGTTTCGTTTTAAATTCCGGACTTTTTACTTTTTGATTCAAAACTTTTAATAAAGGCGAATTAATAACCGGCCATTGACCTTTATCAATATTGGTCGGTTCGTTTCCTTCAAAAGTTAAACAACTATATTTTCCGTAATGTGGAAGTTTTCTTACCAGACCGGAATCTGCTTTTTCATTTCCGATTGATAAATAAACAATTGCATTATTAATATTTTCTGGATTTTTTATTGATGCAATAAAACTATTATTATTTTTCGAATGTGATTTAGACTCGAATTTTATTGAGTCCTTTGCAATTGCTGAATTAAATTGCATTAATGAATTATTAACAATTGACTGAAATTTATTTTCTCCCAAAATCCAAACAGCTTTATCTGAAGGAATTTTTTCAATTTCGTTTTCATTAATTACTTCAAACTTTTCTTCATTTCCCTTTATCCACTGAATTACAAAATTTTGATAAGTCTTAAGATTTTTATCATTTTCATTTGGTAAAATCATTAATGTTTTCTCAGCACCAAAAGCTGTGGATAATGCCGCTGGAATTTCATTCGGGTCCAAAATTCGAAAAACATCAAATTGAGGATCGACCAATATTTTCAATGGTTCGGACGTAAGTGTTAAAGATATTTTTCCTTCTTTGTCATTCAATTCGCAATTTTCAATTTCTATTCCATTTTGTGTAATTATAGCAACCGGAATATTAATTTTAAAATATTCACCATCTTGAATTTGCTTTAAATTGAAATTCAAATTAAACACATTTCCAAATTGTTCAACTTTTACATTTTCTAAATTTAATTTTGGAGCTCCGGTTTTTTCAATCCATTGCGTAAAAAACCATTTTAAATCTTTTCCGGTTGTTTCCTCAAATGCCAATCTAATATCATCGAAAGAAGCTTTTTTAAATTTGTTATTTCTGTTAAAAACTTGGAATGACTTTGTAAAATTTTCATCACCAACTAAATTTCTTAACATGTGAAAAACCATTAGTGACTTTCCATAACCAATTGCTTCGCTTGCGGCATCGTGTCGGGAGAAAAATTTATTAAGCGGAAAATCATTGTTTGATTTTACATAATCAGAATATTTTTGCAAAGTTGATCTTCTATATTCTTCGGCTTGTCCGCGCTGTTCTTTAATCAAATGATCTGCCATGTAAGCAGTCAAACCTTCGCACCAATTTCCTTTTTCAAAATCGACATAAACACTATTTCCCCAATAATTATGCAAAAGTTCGTGCGGATATGATGAATGCAAAATGAACGGAAAGCGAATTATTTTTTCTCCAAGTAAAGTAAATGAAGGCATTCCATATCCGGTTTCCCAAAAGTTTTCTACGAGTGCAAATTTTGTGTATGGAAATGGTCCAATTAATTGTCGATACATTTCCAAATACTGAGCTGTTGTTTCCAAATATTTATTTGCAATGCTTTCATCGGGAGTTCGCATAAATGCAAATGCATCAACGGATCCGGTTGAATATTTATATTCATTAAATTTTGCGGCAACTAAAAATATTTCTTCTTGCGGAGTTGGCGAATCCCAAATATCTATATGAAAATTATTTTCAACTTTATCTTCAATTCGTTTACCTTGACTTACGGTTTTCCATTCTTTTGGTAATTCGGTGGTTAATTCAAAATTTACAAATTCATTTTTTATTGTTGGAATCCAATAAGTTGAACCAGCTAAATAAATTCCTAAATCGCTAATAATTCCGGGCGATTCACTAAATCCGCGTTGGTAATTTTCTTCACTTTGTTTAATTGGTGATTCTATTTTGCCGGAGTATTCAACGGTGAAAATCAAATCCGTATTTTTTTCAAAATCAGAAATTATATATTTGTTAACTTTTAATGTTGATTCGAATTCTGCGTCATCTCTATCCATTCCGATATCTTGTAAAGATGCTGATTTTTCTATCAATGAAATTTTTGCATTATTTGATATTAATTTCAAATCCAAATTTTCGTTCAGACTAAATTCAATATCATTCTGCAATAGAGTTTTGTTAATTGTTATTTCGTCTAAAACTTTTATTTGAGATGATGTTGGAATTATTTTCACATTTAATTTATGATGAACTTTTGCCTCTTGTGAAAAGAGAGAAAAGGATAGAAATAACAAAACAATAAAGATTTTTTTAATATTCATTTTTTCTCCAAAAGTATAAAATAAAGATAGCACTCGGATTTAACGGATAAAACAGATTCAAACAGATTTAAAAGATTTATATTTATTTTCAAATATCATTCTTTTGAAAAACGGTTCTTTGCCAAAATTTAATACAAATCCTATTTCGATCGAAGTTGCTTTCAAATAATTTATTAGTTGAGCTTCATGTTCTTTTATAATATTTTCTGCCGATTTTAATTCAAGAATTATTTTATCTTCAACAATTATATCCGCAAAATAATCACCTACATTTTGATTTTTATAATAAACATCAATTTTCTTTTGCGATTCACAATTTAATCCCAAGAGTTTTAATTCAATTAACATAGCTCTTTCATAAACTTTTTCTAAAAATCCAAAACCAAGATTATTATAAACATTATAAAATGCTTTAATTATTAAATCCGTAGTTTCTTTGTGAAGTAGATTCATTTTATCCGTTTTAAATCGGTTTAATCTGTTAAATCCGAGTGCTATTTATTTCACTATTATTTTTATTGGATTTTCAACTTTCAAATATTTTTTCACAACTTCATTTATATTTTCGACTTTCACATTTTTCAGAGATTCAATTGATTTTGAATCATAAAAAATATCATTGTGAAAATATTTTGAATGCGCCAAATAATAAGCCTGGTTTATACTTGATAACCTTCTAAACATTACTTTACCCAAGTACATATTTACCGATTTATCAATTTCGTCTTGAGTAATTTTTCCTAAATATTTTTCCGTAAAGAAATTTGATAATTGAGGAATAAGCTTTTCTACATTTTCGGGTCGTGTTCCTAAATTAATATTAAACATTGCTTTATCATTTTTAATTTCTACTCCGGCATTCATTCGGTAAGCCATTCCTTGTTTTTCGCGAACATCAAAAATTATTTTATCAGAAATTAACATTGATAAAACTTCCAAAGCGGGTTTATCATTTGGCTCAACATTTTTTTGAAATCCATAATAAATAAATGATTGTTCACCGCCAATATTTTCATCAACATTTATTGCTTCGGAAATTTTCTTAAATTCTTTTTCAAATGCTGAATTATTTATTGCACCATCCAATTTCGGTTTAGAAAATTCAGAAAAATATTTACTAATATTTTCCGGCAATTCTTTTGATACAACCGAAACAATAATGTTATTCGGATTAAAATAGTATTTCGTAAATTCCAACAAATTTTCATAAGTCAGTTCAGTTTTGCTTGGATTATATTTTTCTTCCGTGTACAAAATTTCATCAACTTTTTTCTCAAACATTTTTTGTGTTGGATTTCCGTGTCCCATCATTGCCGGCATTTTTGATTTTCCCGTAACTTTCGCAAATTCATCTTGAGTTGGAATGAAATTCAACATTTGATCATTCAAAAATTTTATTGCTTCTTCAATATTATCAGCCAAACCTTCAACTCTTATATATCCAAATTCCGGACTTAAATAAATATTGTCCATTGGAATAAACGGATTATCATTCACCGTAAATTCAAATCCAAATTTTAAACTTTGATTTAGAACTTCAGAATTTTTCATTCGCTGGCCAAAAATATCATGCAAAATCTTTGCAGCATCTTTTCCATATTTTTCTTCGTAAGCAGCTTTATTTTTTAACAAATAGTGAATTGCTAACAATCCGCTTCCGGGATTTTGTTTTGCAATAATTTCAGCACCGTTAGAATTTTCAAATAATATTGGAATCTGCAAATTATTTTGAACTTCTGAAATTGATTCAGAATTTGGATGTTGAATAATTACAATTGGATATTCATCAATTTTAAATTCATTAATTTCTTCCGCAGCTAAATTTATTCCTTCTCCCGAGTATGAATTTAGAATTGATTCAATTCCATATTGCGAAAGATGATCTGCATTATAAATTCCAAACATGTGCGGCTTTTCAATATTTTGTTGAAATGCAGTTTTGGCTTTTGTTTTTTCAGATTCAATAATTTCATCTGTTAGATTAAATTTAGTGGAATTTAAAAATGAAATTAAGGTGTCATTAATTGCATTAATATTTTTTTCCGAATTTAGAATTACGGTTGCTTGAAGATGATTTTTAATTTTGAACTCGCGAGTTTTAAATTCCAATCCTTCAATATCTCCTTTAAATAAATTATTTAAATTAGATTTTAAATTCTCGGTCTCGTTTTCCAGTAACAAATTTAACTCTTCAAAGAATTCTAAATTTTCCGGATTGGGTAAATTGAAAAACAATTGAAGCTGGGTTTTTTCACCTTTGTAAAATCTGTGAAATATTTTTTCATCATTTATAATAATTGGAATAATTTCATAACCGGAATTTAGTTCGGAATTTTTTACAGTATTAATTGTTCCCGGTTTTTGCTTTCCATAAATTTCATTTAAATTTTTCAGCATCTCATCCGAGTTAAAATTTCCCACAACGCTAATTATCATATTATTCGGCACATAATAATTCTTGTAAAAATTATAAACATCGTTTCTGTTCATGTTTTTTATAGTTTCGTAAGTCCCTAAAGTCGGCAAAGAAAGTGAATGACCTTTGTAAATAATTGATAAAATATTTCGCTCAATTTGCTCGCTTGAATTTCCAAGACTTTTTGCAATTTCTTCAAGAACAATTCCTTTTTCTTTTTCAAATTTATCTTCGGGAATTGTCGAATCGAACAACATTCCGGCTTGCAGTTTCATTCCTTCAATAATATTTTCGGTTGGTGTAACCATCATAAAATTTGTGTAATATTCTGAAGTATTTGCGTTATTGTATCCGCCTATTTTATCGGTTGCATCATATAATTCTTTTTGCGTTAAAGTTGTTGTTCCGTTAAATAATAAATGTTCAAGCATGTGACTCATTCCGCTTGTTGCAAAATTCTCATACGCCGAGCCGACTTTTACCAATGTATTTATTCCGGTCATTGGCAAAGATGGTTTTTCAATAAGCAAAACTTGAATGCCGTTATCAAGCTGATAAATTGAAACTCCGTTGGGAATTGGTGATATTTTTTCCTTTGCAAGAAAAATTGAATTGAATGAAATCAACAAAAAAATTGATAAAAAATTTAATCTATGTAAAAGAAATTTTCTCAACATTTGTTCCTCAAATGATAATTATTATATTTTAAAACTTAACAAAAGATAAAGTGTAATTCTATTCAAGAATATTTCATAAACTTTGTATAATTTGATTATGTGATTTATGAAATTTAATTTTCTGTAAACTTTCTCAAAAATTTAAATGAAACTAAAAATAATTCTTTATTTGTTTGTGATATTAGGAATTTTTACAATTTCTTGCGATGAAAAAAATGAAGTTGTTTTTGAACCGACAGCAACATTAATTTGGACCGGAGATTATGATATTGATGGATGCGGATTTTTTATTGAAATTGACAGCGTACTTTATAAACCGGAAAATGAAGGAATAATTCCTCCGGCTTTTAAAATCGAAAGAAATCTAAGTGTTACAATTCAATATATTGATTTGTTTTATGAGATTGAAACGGATTGCACTCTTGAAACATACCCGCCGAAAGCAAATGCAATAAAATTAACTTCAATGGATTTGAATGAGGAATTGAATTAGTTTAACTTCCCAACATTTGAATTGATGTAATTACCCAAACAATTTGTGCAATTATAAACCACGCAATTGCCGATAAAAAACTTATTAAAATACAAGTCTTCTTAACCGGCTTTTCCGGTTCTTTAATTTTTAATTGCTTACAAAAATATCTAATCGTAAAAACGAAAAAAGTCAAAATTATTAATTGAATTGAAATTAAAAAAATCCAATCGGAGTTTGATGCAAGATTGAGAAATGATGTAAATATTTTCATAATTTAAATTTTAATTGATATTAAAAATTTACTACAAACAATTTTATTATTTAATTTGATTTAATCAACAATGCTACATTTTCTATATGGAAAGTCTGCGGAAACATATCAACCGGTTGAATTTTTACAAGTTTATATTTTTCTTCACAAAGTAATTTTATATCTCTTGCCTGCGTTGAAGGATTACAGCTTACATAAACTATTTTTTGCGGTTCTAATTCCAAAATATCATTTACAGTTTTGGGATTCATTCCAGCTCTCGGCGGATCAACAATTATCACATCCGGTTTTGTTACTTTATTGTTACTCAAAAATGAAAGAAATGATTTATTCAAATCAACTTCAAAAGATTCTACGTTTTCAATTTTATTAATTTCGCAATTTATTTTGGCATCTTTTACCGCCGATCTAACAGATTCAAATCCGTATACTTTTTTAACTTTTTCCGAAATAAATATTGAAATTGTTCCTGCGCCGGAAAACAAATCATAAACAATTTCGTCACCTTTAAATTCTGCAAAATCTAAAGCAGTTTCATAAAGTTTTTCTGCTTGCAAAGTGTTCGTTTGGAAAAAAGAATTTGCACTTATTCTGAATTTAAATTTTCCAATTTTATCATGAATTAGTCCATTGCCAAAATAAACTTTTTCATAATCGCCAAATGCTGTTTGAGATTTTTTTAGATTTATATTATTTACTACAGTTGTTATGAATGGAAAATTACTTTTAAGTTCATCGGAATAATTTTTAATCAATTCATCATTTTCAGAAGATGTTACCAAATTTACCATAAACTGATTCAGCTTAAATGATTCACGCAAAACTAAATTTCGTAAAAAACCTTCATAATTAATTGTTGAAAATATTGGTGTGTTTTTTTGTTTAAAAAAATCTCTTGTAAAATTTAAAACTTTTGTTGCCTTTTCAGATTGCAAAAAACATTCTTCAATATTTATTACTTTACTAAACACTTTGGGAACGTGAAAACCAAGCGCGAATTCTTTATCATTTATTATTTCATTTTTTAAATCTTCATCGGTAAGCCATCTTTGCGGCGTAAAAGAAAATTCCATTTTATTTCTATAATGAAAAATATTTTCGCAACCTAAAATTGGAAGCATTTCAAATTCACTAAATCCGCCAAGCCGTTCAAAAATATCTTTAACTTGCTCATGTTTATACTTTAATTGAATTTCATAATTTAAATCTTGCTGTTTACATCCGCCGCAAACTCCGTAATGTTTACATTTGGGTTTAATTCTGTCAGAAGAAGATTTTATTACTTCAACAGTTTTAGCTTCGCCGTATGATTTTTTTAATTTTAAAATTCTTGCATTTACAACATCGCCGGGAAAAGAATTATGAACAAAAATTACATACTTTTTATCAACATCATTGCTAATATGATCAAGCTGGGCTTGGTTAATACGCGCAATGCCTTTTCCTTCAAACGCATAATTTTCAATTGTAAGTTCAACTATATCGTTTTTTTTCATTTCTTTTTCAAAATTAAAGTTTTGAATCCAATGAATTTATCAGCTCCTAATTTTAGAAATGCGTGACTTTCATGTTTCATCTGATTCAAAAACTTTTTGTGGTAGGATTTTTCATTTTCGTTTAAATCTTTCATTTTAGATTTTGATAATTCGGCAACAACCGAATAAAATTCATTCAAACTTTTTGATAAATCTTTTGAATCGATTAATTCAAAATTCCGTTCTAAATAATATTTTTCCAAATCTTCAATTTTTATCGGATCAATATCAGAAGTTTCAAAAATATCTTTCACAAAAGTTGGAACTTCATTTTGAAGTTTTACAATTTCACCAATGCAGAAAATTCCATCGGGTTTTAAAATTCGTTTAATTTCTTTAACAATATTTTTTCTGTTTGAATTTGAAATTGTTGCTTGTGCATAAACCAAATCAAATTGATCTTCAATAAAATCGGTATGTTCAAACGACATTATTTTTGCATTTACATTTTTTTCTTTATCCAAAACTAATTTTGTATTTATCAAAGATTCGTAATCTTCAACAATTAATTCAATTTTATTTGAATTTTTGGAAGTAATTAAATTTGCAATTTCACCGGAATTTGAGCCGATAACT is a window from the Ignavibacteriota bacterium genome containing:
- a CDS encoding sigma-70 family RNA polymerase sigma factor; the protein is MIDTSNNVTEEQLIESAIKGDRNALALLVKNNEQTVYNFAFKICRNKERAEHTMQETFLSMIKSLNQFSGNSKLSTWLYTIVSNHCLMLARSQKKYDYVNLENEDGLIEDKNIADWKFSPEKLTENSELKKLLDDAVEKLPPEYRVVFMLRDVEGLSTSETSEIVNLSVPAIKSRLHRARAFLRNELNKTLHI
- a CDS encoding OsmC family protein produces the protein MDNTHFYETIVTWTEGRKGILSEPTLHDIEVATPPQFTKGVPNIWSPEHLFVASVNICLMTTFLAIAENSKLEFASFTSKAKGKLEKVENGFMITGIELFPEINVIAEKDLERAERIVQKAEQHCLISNSIKSEIKLFPKINLNI
- a CDS encoding peroxidase-related enzyme (This protein belongs to a clade of uncharacterized proteins related to peroxidases such as the alkylhydroperoxidase AhpD.), which codes for MSWIKQINEKDADGKLMEVYDELLNARGKVSNIMKIHSLDANTMKHHLDLYLSIMYNESKISREEKELIAVVVSSLNNCSYCIHHHAEALKSFWDDEAKINMLISDYKSIEFPIRIHAILNYAEKLTVTPGLVNEYDVQNLRIHDLSDEDILNINLIVSYFNFVSRIANGLGVETYEDEAKGYKY
- the dgt gene encoding dNTP triphosphohydrolase — translated: MKNTFYSNFDFERIKKSDRQDYRSPFQIDRDRIIHSSEFRRLQGKTQVFLPGEYDYYRTRLTHSIEVAQIGRSICNFLTHSHKNIFSENFYIDSDLVESACLTHDLGHPPFGHAGERTLHKLMKDYGGFEGNAQTLRLITEIFYKNENDRRGMNPTRAFIDSILKYKSLYGDLENPENHFIYDYQKEFLDFTFDISSQNHTLNFNPGDEINSFQSIECQIMDWADDTAYAINDLVDSISGGFINIYKLHHWKENNLNSLSELQKKFIDEIIEWIKNDKYKQKFGSQIGDFINASKLEKSDSDFSKLTNRYKFNLIIENEFQEKVNLYKRIAVELVFKSAQIHQMEFKGDKMLTNIFKALEENYITSIQSMRLLPEFTDNIIRIEKDPNVRARLVCDYMSGMTDSFAIRNFKRLFDSDYSSINDIV
- a CDS encoding YHS domain protein, whose amino-acid sequence is MIGRIFSILFYTIFIIAIVVVAARYTFSVSYLPLKIHSKYYKTSNLAVEGYDMVFYFKEKDAYKGNDMFYINWDDFNWLFKSSTNSNLFKARPERYAPQFGGYCSYLVTKNIAYPCDPKIFHVYKGKLYLFSSESKKEAFISDIDNQIDKASLNWNK
- a CDS encoding M20/M25/M40 family metallo-hydrolase, with the protein product MNIKKIFIVLLFLSFSLFSQEAKVHHKLNVKIIPTSSQIKVLDEITINKTLLQNDIEFSLNENLDLKLISNNAKISLIEKSASLQDIGMDRDDAEFESTLKVNKYIISDFEKNTDLIFTVEYSGKIESPIKQSEENYQRGFSESPGIISDLGIYLAGSTYWIPTIKNEFVNFELTTELPKEWKTVSQGKRIEDKVENNFHIDIWDSPTPQEEIFLVAAKFNEYKYSTGSVDAFAFMRTPDESIANKYLETTAQYLEMYRQLIGPFPYTKFALVENFWETGYGMPSFTLLGEKIIRFPFILHSSYPHELLHNYWGNSVYVDFEKGNWCEGLTAYMADHLIKEQRGQAEEYRRSTLQKYSDYVKSNNDFPLNKFFSRHDAASEAIGYGKSLMVFHMLRNLVGDENFTKSFQVFNRNNKFKKASFDDIRLAFEETTGKDLKWFFTQWIEKTGAPKLNLENVKVEQFGNVFNLNFNLKQIQDGEYFKINIPVAIITQNGIEIENCELNDKEGKISLTLTSEPLKILVDPQFDVFRILDPNEIPAALSTAFGAEKTLMILPNENDKNLKTYQNFVIQWIKGNEEKFEVINENEIEKIPSDKAVWILGENKFQSIVNNSLMQFNSAIAKDSIKFESKSHSKNNNSFIASIKNPENINNAIVYLSIGNEKADSGLVRKLPHYGKYSCLTFEGNEPTNIDKGQWPVINSPLLKVLNQKVKSPEFKTKPRKALAELAPVFSSKRMMEHISFLASDEMKGRELGSTELENAANYISEKFKEFGLLPGSDDGSYFQTFEKAFHGKGNLQIKNVIGIIPGTNQNLKEAVVISAHYDHLGLGWPDVRKGNEGQIHNGADDNASGVSVLLELAEVLGKSLKPARTIIFIAFSGEEAGLVGSKYLVENYKKFPSDKIFANLNFDTVGRLHSKKIMILNGNTAREWKFIFMGTEYTTGIGSELITQELDASDQVAFIENGIPAVQFFSGPNEDYHKPSDKIEKIDADGLVKVITVARETLVYLADREDAMNFIGEKSNVKSLPDVSGETKNENEKIKEGRKVSTGTMPDFAYTGEGVKVAAISENSPGAKAGLFVGDIIKKVNGKDCKNLKEYSDLLKEHQPGDEVTLTIDRNGNLEEVKLILAER
- a CDS encoding GxxExxY protein, which codes for MNLLHKETTDLIIKAFYNVYNNLGFGFLEKVYERAMLIELKLLGLNCESQKKIDVYYKNQNVGDYFADIIVEDKIILELKSAENIIKEHEAQLINYLKATSIEIGFVLNFGKEPFFKRMIFENKYKSFKSV